GCGAGGATGGCCGCGAACTGCCTTGGGACGGCGTGGCGTTCGGCGATCTGCATGTGCGTGGGCCGTGGGTGATTGACCGCTATTTCCGCAAGGACGATTCGCCGCTCGTGGACGGCTGGTTTCCCACCGGCGACGTCGCCACCATCGACCGCGACAGTTTTCTGAACATCACCGACCGCTCGAAAGACGTGATCAAGTCCGGCGGCGAATGGATCAGTTCGATCGACGTCGAGAACGTGGCGATCGCGCATCCGGCCGTGGCCGAAGCGGCGTGCATTGCCTGCGCGCATCCGAAATGGACCGAGCGGCCGCTGCTGGTGGTCGTCAAGCGTCCCGGCTTCGAGGTCACGCGCGATGAGTTGATCGCCTTCTACGACGGCAAGGTCGCCAAGTGGTGGATTCCCGACGATGTCGCGTTTGTCGACGAACTGCCGCACACGGCGACCGGCAAGCTGCAGAAGCTCAAGCTACGCGATATTTTCCGCAACCATGTGCTGCCGTCCGCGCTCGAAGACGAAAAGGACTGCCCGCTGACGCCGCTCGCCAGGGGAAACCCCGCCTGAAAATAAAAAAAGGAGAATTGAACGAGCGTGCTTTTTTGTGTATTCTGCCTGCTGAACCCGGAAAGTCAGACAATGGGTCGGATCGCTGATCCGACTCGATGAACCGGATGGGCGGCATCTATTGCCGCCCTAACGCATGGATCGCATGGAGGCAGGCAGATGGCAGTGGACTACACAATTCATGACGGCGTGGCCGTCATCACGCTGAACAATCCTCCCGTGAATGGCCTCGGCCTGTCGACGCGAGCGGGTATCGTCGATGGGATCGAGCGCGCGCAGAACGATCCGGCCATCAAGGCCATCGTGCTGACAGGCGCGGGCAAGGCCTTTTCGGGCGGCGCCGACATCACCGAATTCAATACGTCGAAAGCCACCCAGGAGCCGACGCTCGCCACCGTCATCAAGACCGTGGAAGGCAGCGCGAAGCCGGTGGTGGCGGCGATTCACAGCGTCGCGATGGGCGGCGGTCTGGAATTGGCGCTCGGCGCGCATTACCGCATCGCCGCGCCCGGCGCGCAGATCGCGCTGCCGGAAGTAAAGCTTGGCATTCTGCCTGGCGCGGGCGGCACGCAGCGTCTGCCGCGCGCCATTGGTCTCGAAGCGGCGCTCAACATGATCGTCTCCGGTGCGCCTGTCATGTCGGAGAAGCTTGCTGACTCCGGTTTGTTCGATGAACTCGCGCAAGGCGATCTGGCCGAAGCCGCGCTGGCGTTGGCCCGCAAAGTCGGCGCGAAGGAAGGCCCGCATCCGAAGGTACGCGACCGTAAGATCGAGCATCCGAACGCCGCCGGTTTCATCCAGTTCGCACGCAATACCGTCGCCGCGATGGCCAAGAATTTTCCCGCGCCGCAGAAATGTATCGACGCGGTGGAAGCGGGCGTGCAGAACGGCTTCGACAAGGGCCTCGCGTTCGAACGCGACTGCTTCATGGCGCTCGTGCAGACGCCGGAAAGCCATGCGCTGCGTCACGCGTTCTTTGGCGAACGTGCGGCGAGCAAGATTCCCGATGTGGCGTCGGACACGCCGGTGCGCGACATCAGCCAGGTGGCCGTGATCGGCGCGGGCACGATGGGCGGCGGTATCGCGATGAACTTCATCAACGCGGGTATTCCGGTCATGCTGCTGGAAACGAAACAGGAAGCGCTCGACCGCGGCGTCGCCACGATCCGCAAGAACTACGAAGCGACCGTCAAGAAGGGCAAGCTCAAACCTGAAGCGCTCGAACAGCGCATGGCGCTGATCACGCCCACGCTTTGCTACGACGACCTCAAGAACGCTGACCTGATCGTCGAAGCGGTGTTCGAAGAACTCGGCGTGAAAGAGCAGGTGTTCAAGCGTCTGGATGAAGTGGCAAAGAAAGGCGCGATCCTCGCCTCGAATACTTCCACGCTCGACGTCGACAAGATCGCCGCTTTCACCAAGCGTCCGCAGGACGTGGTCGGTATGCACTTCTTCAGCCCGGCCAACGTGATGAAGCTGCTCGAAGTGGTGCGCGGCAAGGAGACGGCGAAAGACGTGCTGGCCACCGTCATGAAGCTCGCCAAGAAGATTAAAAAGACCGCCGTGGTCTCGGGCGTGTGCGACGGTTTCATCGGCAACCGGATGATCGAGCAGTACATCCGCCAGGCGCTCTTCATGCTCGAAGAAGGCGCGCTGCCCGCGCAGGTCGATCGTGCGATCGAGAAGTTCGGCTTCGCGATGGGTCCGTTCCGCATGAGCGACCTGGCCGGCAACGACATCGGCTGGGCGATCCGCAAGCGCCGTTATCTGGAACATCCGGAGATGCATTACTCGAAGATCGCTGACCGTCTGTGCGAGACGGGGCGCTTCGGCCAGAAGACCGGCGGCGGCTGGTACGACTACAAGGCGGGCGACCGCACCGCGTATCCGTCGAAAGTGGTCGATGAAATGATCATCGCGTTCTCGAAGGAAGCCAACGCCGAGCGCCGCAAGATCAGCGACGAGGAAATCGTCGAGCGGCTCGTGTTCGCGCTCGTGAACGAAGGCGCGAAGATTCTCGAAGAAGGCATTGCGTCGAAGGCGTCGGATATCGACATGGTCTATCTGACCGGCTACGGCTTCCCGCTCTATCGCGGCGGCCCGATGCTGTACGCGGACACGGTCGGCCTCTACAACGTCGAGCGCGCGATTCGCCGCTACGCGGCGCGGCCGAACGGCGATGCCTGGCAGTTGGCGCCGAGCATCGCGGAACTGGCGGCCAAGGGCCGTGGGTTCAACGGCTGAGCCACAGCGCGAGTGAATTGACTGAGGTGGCGCTACGCGGCGATTCG
The nucleotide sequence above comes from Paraburkholderia aromaticivorans. Encoded proteins:
- a CDS encoding 3-hydroxyacyl-CoA dehydrogenase NAD-binding domain-containing protein; this encodes MAVDYTIHDGVAVITLNNPPVNGLGLSTRAGIVDGIERAQNDPAIKAIVLTGAGKAFSGGADITEFNTSKATQEPTLATVIKTVEGSAKPVVAAIHSVAMGGGLELALGAHYRIAAPGAQIALPEVKLGILPGAGGTQRLPRAIGLEAALNMIVSGAPVMSEKLADSGLFDELAQGDLAEAALALARKVGAKEGPHPKVRDRKIEHPNAAGFIQFARNTVAAMAKNFPAPQKCIDAVEAGVQNGFDKGLAFERDCFMALVQTPESHALRHAFFGERAASKIPDVASDTPVRDISQVAVIGAGTMGGGIAMNFINAGIPVMLLETKQEALDRGVATIRKNYEATVKKGKLKPEALEQRMALITPTLCYDDLKNADLIVEAVFEELGVKEQVFKRLDEVAKKGAILASNTSTLDVDKIAAFTKRPQDVVGMHFFSPANVMKLLEVVRGKETAKDVLATVMKLAKKIKKTAVVSGVCDGFIGNRMIEQYIRQALFMLEEGALPAQVDRAIEKFGFAMGPFRMSDLAGNDIGWAIRKRRYLEHPEMHYSKIADRLCETGRFGQKTGGGWYDYKAGDRTAYPSKVVDEMIIAFSKEANAERRKISDEEIVERLVFALVNEGAKILEEGIASKASDIDMVYLTGYGFPLYRGGPMLYADTVGLYNVERAIRRYAARPNGDAWQLAPSIAELAAKGRGFNG